A segment of the Oscillatoria sp. FACHB-1406 genome:
GAAACGACGGCGGCGCAATTTGGAGTACCGGTACGGTAACGATTAACAAGGCTACGATCCAAAACAACGAGGCTACGGATGATGGTGGCGCGATCGCCAACTTCGGGATTATGACCATCACCGATAGTATTATTCAAAACAACAAAGCGGGCGATGGTGGCGGCGCGATCGCCAACGAAAATAGCTTGAACAAAGGCGGACAGCTAACTCTGCTCCGAACGACAATAACTGGAAATACCGCCGCCGATGGAGGCGGCATTCGCAACGAAGATAACGGGGCGTTAGTTCGAGAGAATAGTCCCATTACCGGAAATACACTCAACGATATCACCAATACAGCCACCAATTTAGCCTCCGATATCGAAGTCCGCGACGGTGCAACGCCCATCTCCGATGGCAGTACCGGAGTTAACCTCGGTTCGCTTAATCCCGGTCAAACCAGAACCCTAACCATTGCCAATACGGGGAACTTTGACCTCGATATCCTCAACATCACGCTACCGGCTGGGTTTAGTCTCGTCGGAGCCGCCCCGACTACCATTGCCTCGGGAGCAACCCAGAATATCGTCATCGGCGGCACTGCCCTTGAAGATGGCGGCGTGAAAACAGGTAGCTTGTCGATTGACAGCAACGACGGCGATAATGCCCAAAATCCTTACGATTTTACCTTCAGCATTACCGTCAACGGACCGGAAATTAACGTCCTCGACCCAAATAATAATAACGTCCCCACCGGCACGGGCAACTTCAATTTCGGCACGGTAACGCCCGGAACGACCTTCCCCTTCACGATTCAAAATACGGGGACTCAAGCGCTTAATCTAAGCAACCTGCAACTTCCTAACGGTTTAGTTTTAGCAGGGAATTTCCCAACAACCCTCGCTCCTGGCGCATCGATCGCGCTGCCGTTGCAGATTGCCTCCAACTTCAGCGGTGCTTTCAACGGTACGATTCGCTTTAACAGCAACGACTTCAACGAAGGAAGCTATGAGTTCGCGATCGCGGGGACGGTATCGACGACTCCTCCGGGCCCTGGACCCGGCCCTGGCCCTGGACCCGGCCCTGGCCCCGGCCCGGGCGGGAATTTCCAAAACCTCACCAACATTGGCGATAACGTTTTTGTAATCGGAAATGGCGGTCAAACCAACCTCACATTCCAACTCAATTATCGCGAGGCCAGGTTTATCAACGAAATGGGGGTTTTCCGCGTTGGAGCGAACAACGAAATTTTGGACTTCCAAGGGAACTCCACTGGCATAACGCCCGGAAGTCAGAACTACACGCAAGCTGCATTGACCTATGGCAATGCCATTTTTTCTGCCGTGCCGACCGTTACTTATAACGATGGTCTGATTACCCGCACGCTATCCGGACTGAGCGATGGAACGAGTACGACTTCCTCAAAATTTAATGCTGGCGATCGCTTAGCCTTTTATTTGATCTCTAATGGTACGACTGATGGAAACCTCAGCGGAAGACCGCCTGCGGGAACCGCCCTACTCGGTTCGACCTTCGGTATCTCGAGCTTCCAACAACTGCGAACCAACGAATTGGGAACCGGTGCTTTCCTACTGTCTTGGGAAGATGGACCGGGCGGCGGCGATCGCGATTTTAACGATATGGCAGTGACAGTCAAGCAAACCACAGCAACCCCTCCTCTGGGGACGACCGTGCAAGGAAGTTTTGAGGGAGAAGTCCTGGATCTGCGATCGTTCAATACGTCTAAAACCGTTCGCTTTACTGTATTCCAGAAAGAGGCAAGCTTCAACAACCGAGTGGGTTTGTACCGCGTCGATCTCGACGGGCAAATTCTCAACCCGACTACAGGCGAAGCAACCGGCGTTCGGGTCGGTGCGGGCAATTATAAAGACGTAGCGCTCGCCAATCGCGTCAGCGGCTTGAATTTAAGCTCGAATACCGTGACTAGCACGCTCGACGTTAAACTCGAGGCAGGAACTAATGCCCTCTATGCTCCGTTTATTATCGCCAACGGAGATACGAATAATGTTTACTTCCCCTTCCTCGGTTCTAACTCCGATGGAGTCGATCATGTGCGCTTGCTAGCCGATAATACCTTCGGCTTTGAAGATTTTGCAGGCGGTTTCGACTTTGACTACAATGATTTCGTCTTCAAAACGGAAGTCGTAGCCTAGGTTTGACAGGAGAACGGGAAGGGGAGGTAATTTCCCTTCCTCGGTTCAAACTCCGCTGGAGTCGATCGCGCGCGCTTGCTGATAAGACCTTTGGTTTTGAAGGTTATGCAAGCCGTCTATTCAAACTTTTGACTACAATAACTTTGTATTCAAAGCAACGGTTGTCGCTTAATTATCAATAAATGGAAATCACCGACCTCAAACGCGATCTGCAAACGATCGCCACTCGCCTGGGGAAAACCCAGGACTATCTTTGACCTTCCCGCACTGAATGCCCAAATTCATGATTTAGAGCAATCGGCCGCGCAGCCGAATTTCTGGGACGACCAAACCTCAGCCCAAAAAACGCTGCAACGCCTTAACGATCTCAAATCGAATTTAGAGCAGATGCAGCAATGGCAGTCGGAATGGGAAGATAGTTCCGCGATCGCGGAATTACTCGAACAGGAAGACGACCAAACGCTCTTAGAAGAAGCAGCAAGCACCCTCCAACGGCTCGAACGAGATTTAGATCGTTGGGAGTTGCAACAACTTCTATCGGGGCAATACGATAGCGCTGGAGCCGTTTTAACGATTAATGCTGGGGCGGGGGGAACCGACGCGCAAGATTGGGCAGAAATGCTGCTGCGAATGTATACCCGCTGGGGCGAAAAACAGGGCTATAAAGTTCACCTTGCCGAACTTTCTGAGGGCGACGAAGCGGGGATTAAGTCCGTTACTTTAGAAATTGACGGGCGCTATGCTTACGGTTACTTGAAAGGCGAAAAAGGAACCCATCGTTTGGTTAGAATTTCGCCCTTTAATGCCAACGGCAAGCGGCAAACCAGTTTTGCTGGGGTAGAAATTATGCCCGCGCTCGAGGAGAATGAAATTGCTCTAGAAATTCCCGAAAAAGACTTAGAATACAGTACCTTTCGTTCCGGCGGCAAAGGCGGACAAAACGTGAATAAAGTGGAAACCGGCGCGCGCGTCGTTCACCTGCCAACGGGGATTGCCGTGCGCTGTACCGAGGAACGCTCCCAAGCACAAAATAAAGAAAAAGCGCTAACCTTGTTAAAAGCAAAGCTGTTAGTAATTGCCATCGAACAACGCGCTAAAGAAATTGCGGAAATTCGCGGCGATATGGTAGAAGCTGCCTGGGGAAACCAAATTCGTAATTACGTTTTTCATCCCTACCAATTGGTCAAAGATTTACGGAGTAACGTAGAGACGACCGCAATTAACGACGTGATGGACGGCGCGATCGATCCCTTTATTGAGGCATATTTGAGAATCGTCGATCGTGAATCGTGAAGGGCAAAGTATTAAATTTTGAATTTTTTTTAGTAATTTAAGAGGTTTTGATGAGCAATTCTTCTCCTTCTACACCGAGTTCGGAAGCGAACGAAACGACCTCAACAGAAGGTCAAAAACCGCCCAGTTATGTAAAACTGGCGATGCGAAATATGGTTCGCAAGCGGGGAACATCCCTGAAACACTTCTTTCTATCGACGGCGGGCATTCTCGCGCTCTTAATCGGTTTGGCTTATTTAACGCGGTGATGGGCGATGCAGAGTTCTTCCTTTAATAGCGCACCCCTCGAGATCGCGGTTAATATTCAAGATGCCTTTTTTGAAAACGAGCCTCAGAGCAGTCCAATTTCCCTAGAAACTTGGGAACAATGGTTTCAGGGGTGGATCGAAGCGCGGGTTGCAGATTTGCCGCCTGCCCCGAGTTACGAACTGACACTGCGCCTGACGAATGATGCTGAAATTCAGTCATTGAACGCCCAATATCGGGGTAAAGACCAGCCCACCGATGTTTTAGCGTTTGCAGCCTTAGAGGTCGATTTTCCGACGGCTGAGGAACTGGAATTCGAGCCGCTATATCTCGGAGATCTCGTAATTTCTGTGGAAACGGCGAAACGTCAAGCGAGCGAGTACAATCGAACTTTAAGAATGGAATTGGCTTGGCTGGCCGCTCACGGTTTCTTGCATTTGTTGGGTTGGGATCATCCGGAGGACGACAGTTTACAGCGAATGCTGGAGGAGCAGGAGCGGTTATTAGCGATAGGGGCTTGTTCTGAATAGTAAGGGGATAATTTATCTCGCCAGAGAATAATGAAGCTCGGAAAAATGTCAAATTGTGATTACTAAAGGAATAGGCTAAAACGCTCGCTATTGACTATAATGCCGATGACTGATATCGATCGGTCATTCGATCGCTAGGACGGACAGACTGACGCTCATGACCCTCAAGCAACACCTAACAACATCCGATCTTATGGAAACTGCCCCCTCTCAATTCTTTGGAACCGATGGTATTAGAGCCAAAACTGAAGTGACTTCGCCAATTCCCGATTCCCCCGAACCTACGCCCGCCGCTAACCGCAAATTAGCCTGGAAAGTTGCGCCCAATCTCTTCATTAGTTTCAAGTATGCTTGGGCGGGGTTGACTTATGCGTTTGTCACGCAACGAAATTTCCGCATTCATACGATTATTGGTACAGTCGCGATCGGACTGGGAATTTTTCTGCATCGTTCCGCGATCGAAATGTCCGCAATTGGCTTAACCATCGCGCTTGTGATGACGTTAGAACTGCTCAATACCGCGCTTGAATCCGTCGTGGATTTAACAGTGAAGCAGTCCTATCACGAACTGGCGAAGATTGCCAAAGACTGTGCGGCAGGGGCAGTCTTAATTGCTGCGATCGCAGCTATTTTTGTAGCCAGCTTGATTCTGATTCCGCCCTTGTACGTTGCCATTGTTACTCAGTTGAGATAGAACCCACTCTAAAACCGAATGATTCTTGTTATCGATAACTACGACAGCTTCACTTACAACTTAGTTCAATATCTTGGCGAAATAGGTCAAGAACTCGGGGTTGCATCAGAGATTCAAGTCTATCGCAACGATTGCATCGATATCGATAAAATTCTTCACCTCAATCCCGACGGAATCGTCATTTCGCCGGGGCCGGGGCGACCGGAGGATGCGGGCATTTCTTTAGAAGTTATCGAGCGTTTGGGGCCGACAATGCCGATTTTAGGCGTATGTTTGGGTCATCAAAGTATCGGTCAAGTTTTTGGTGGAAAAGTTGTTTCTGCTCCCGTCCTCATGCACGGTAAAACTTCAGAAATTCAACATACAGGGGTTGGAGTTTTTCAAGGTGTAGAGAGTCCATTTTCCGCCACTCGCTATCACAGTTTAGTTATCGAAAAAGAGAGCATTCCTGACGTTTTAGAGATTACAGCTTGGGTTGAAGACGGCACGATTATGGGAGTCCGACATCGCCAGTATCCCCACATCGAAGGCGTACAGTTTCATCCCGAAAGCGTATTAACGTCATCGGGGAAGACTCTACTGCGTAATTTTCTGGAATCGCTGCCCGTGCGAGAACTTTCATGAATTGACGTTATTTTATTAGATACAGAATAATCTTTGATGTAATGACGCTGCGATATAGTTCCAGCACCTCGATTAACGTCAGAAAACGCATTATACCAATTTAAGATTACGTTGCCTAGAATCAACTCTCCTAAATTCTCAGGATAGCGGTGCGTTACGCTTCGCTAACACACCCTACTTTTCATTCTATGCAGCTTCACATCAATCTGGTATTATGCTAATCGCTGATATAACTGAGAATTTTTGGTTAGCACATCATTAGCTGCATCAAAAAACTCATTCTTTTGAGAATTGAGCCAATCTTCTAAGTTTGCCTTCTATCTGCCAAGTTTCGGCTAAAACTCGAAAGCGAATATCTTGGGTAAAGAGAACGCGCTTAAGCTCCGTCACTCTGACCAAAAGCCGATCGTCAGGTAGTTCCGTAGTTCCGTCCTCAAAGGCAGTCAATACGTCTACGTCTCGGCATAGAGAGAATTTTTTCTACTTGAGGATTTTCATAAATATGATGGCTTCCAGTAATCCTCTGTAAAATCCAACCTTTTCGCTCAACAATCTTGCAAAGTTGTTTTCCGGAAATGGACTTCATACAGCAATTTCCACAACTCGAGCGCTTGAGTCTACATTCTTCAGCTTGTTAGCAACGGTCAACCAACCCTCAATTGCGTCACGTAAATTTTGCATCACCTCATCTAGGGTATCTCCTTCAGTGATACACCCTGGTAGTGCTGGCACTTCTGCCCAATAACCGCCCTCTTCTGCTGGATGAATGACTGCTTTAATCTTCATAGACTGATTCTTTA
Coding sequences within it:
- a CDS encoding DUF4347 domain-containing protein, coding for MNTSSPALASPNRPIREQSTPYEVLVAIAPDIANRQQLAAGVRPGVSVLLLDAKEDAIAQIRYRLQQYSHPVSLHLITHGAPGCLQLGATRLNAENLDDWAQQLQTWRERVSEILLYGCEVALSQGKHFVNKLAEITGANIAASETVTGSQALGGNWNLEYATGEIQTSLAFQPEVLAAYEGIFFDRTVNDVTQLIQAINDANDEGTNPGADTIRLVAGVTYGLTNFFFHAGNGLADGQVFPVGNNQVLRGFVGLPRISSSVTIEGNGATIARSGGSDFRLFYVDGEGSSGNLTLNNLTLSGGKASSPNPPSNSGNDGGAIWSTGTVTINKATIQNNEATDDGGAIANFGIMTITDSIIQNNKAGDGGGAIANENSLNKGGQLTLLRTTITGNTAADGGGIRNEDNGALVRENSPITGNTLNDITNTATNLASDIEVRDGATPISDGSTGVNLGSLNPGQTRTLTIANTGNFDLDILNITLPAGFSLVGAAPTTIASGATQNIVIGGTALEDGGVKTGSLSIDSNDGDNAQNPYDFTFSITVNGPEINVLDPNNNNVPTGTGNFNFGTVTPGTTFPFTIQNTGTQALNLSNLQLPNGLVLAGNFPTTLAPGASIALPLQIASNFSGAFNGTIRFNSNDFNEGSYEFAIAGTVSTTPPGPGPGPGPGPGPGPGPGGNFQNLTNIGDNVFVIGNGGQTNLTFQLNYREARFINEMGVFRVGANNEILDFQGNSTGITPGSQNYTQAALTYGNAIFSAVPTVTYNDGLITRTLSGLSDGTSTTSSKFNAGDRLAFYLISNGTTDGNLSGRPPAGTALLGSTFGISSFQQLRTNELGTGAFLLSWEDGPGGGDRDFNDMAVTVKQTTATPPLGTTVQGSFEGEVLDLRSFNTSKTVRFTVFQKEASFNNRVGLYRVDLDGQILNPTTGEATGVRVGAGNYKDVALANRVSGLNLSSNTVTSTLDVKLEAGTNALYAPFIIANGDTNNVYFPFLGSNSDGVDHVRLLADNTFGFEDFAGGFDFDYNDFVFKTEVVA
- the prfB gene encoding peptide chain release factor 2 (programmed frameshift) produces the protein MEITDLKRDLQTIATRLGKTQDYLDLPALNAQIHDLEQSAAQPNFWDDQTSAQKTLQRLNDLKSNLEQMQQWQSEWEDSSAIAELLEQEDDQTLLEEAASTLQRLERDLDRWELQQLLSGQYDSAGAVLTINAGAGGTDAQDWAEMLLRMYTRWGEKQGYKVHLAELSEGDEAGIKSVTLEIDGRYAYGYLKGEKGTHRLVRISPFNANGKRQTSFAGVEIMPALEENEIALEIPEKDLEYSTFRSGGKGGQNVNKVETGARVVHLPTGIAVRCTEERSQAQNKEKALTLLKAKLLVIAIEQRAKEIAEIRGDMVEAAWGNQIRNYVFHPYQLVKDLRSNVETTAINDVMDGAIDPFIEAYLRIVDRES
- a CDS encoding DUF3285 domain-containing protein; amino-acid sequence: MSNSSPSTPSSEANETTSTEGQKPPSYVKLAMRNMVRKRGTSLKHFFLSTAGILALLIGLAYLTR
- the ybeY gene encoding rRNA maturation RNase YbeY, whose translation is MQSSSFNSAPLEIAVNIQDAFFENEPQSSPISLETWEQWFQGWIEARVADLPPAPSYELTLRLTNDAEIQSLNAQYRGKDQPTDVLAFAALEVDFPTAEELEFEPLYLGDLVISVETAKRQASEYNRTLRMELAWLAAHGFLHLLGWDHPEDDSLQRMLEEQERLLAIGACSE
- a CDS encoding diacylglycerol kinase family protein, encoding MTLKQHLTTSDLMETAPSQFFGTDGIRAKTEVTSPIPDSPEPTPAANRKLAWKVAPNLFISFKYAWAGLTYAFVTQRNFRIHTIIGTVAIGLGIFLHRSAIEMSAIGLTIALVMTLELLNTALESVVDLTVKQSYHELAKIAKDCAAGAVLIAAIAAIFVASLILIPPLYVAIVTQLR
- a CDS encoding aminodeoxychorismate/anthranilate synthase component II, producing MILVIDNYDSFTYNLVQYLGEIGQELGVASEIQVYRNDCIDIDKILHLNPDGIVISPGPGRPEDAGISLEVIERLGPTMPILGVCLGHQSIGQVFGGKVVSAPVLMHGKTSEIQHTGVGVFQGVESPFSATRYHSLVIEKESIPDVLEITAWVEDGTIMGVRHRQYPHIEGVQFHPESVLTSSGKTLLRNFLESLPVRELS
- a CDS encoding type II toxin-antitoxin system HicB family antitoxin, which codes for MKIKAVIHPAEEGGYWAEVPALPGCITEGDTLDEVMQNLRDAIEGWLTVANKLKNVDSSARVVEIAV